Genomic window (Phragmites australis chromosome 21, lpPhrAust1.1, whole genome shotgun sequence):
GGCGCAGCTAGCGAAGGCCTTCGCTGGCTTCTGGTCGGCCGTTGCCAACCACACCGTGCGGCAGTCCTAGGTAGGTGCAACGTAGGCAGTGGCACAGGTGCTGGCAATCCTCAAGGCCTACTTCTAGGAGGTCGATGCAAAGATTCTCTGAGAGGGATAACCGGAGGAGACCGAAGGAGAGGCCAACCAGCTTGTCGGGGCGAAGACCGGTCCCACTCCCACCAAGGAATATGTGGATGAGATGACCTTCGCGGCatctccttgaacttttctttAGTGTTTGCTGCATCTTTCTGGACAAAGAACTTGTGCTTATTTGGTTAAGGAGATGTATGTTTACTTGACATGCCTATGTGTAAACGAAAGTGGTGAGGCCTATTGGGGACGCCACATTGAGTAGTTCCCGGCAACTCGCCACACGTAGTACAGCCCGCTTCTCCCTTCGAATAGAGTAGGTACAATTCGTCACCTCCCGGGAAGCTTAGTCAGTCAGTCTTAGATCTGAGATGAGTGAGGGGCATCTTAGTATTTAGGCACTTTTGGACGTAATAAGAAACCTTGCCACATCCCGTTAGGTCAACTCATAAAACCATCCTTGTGCTAGAGAAGTTGTCTCTAGCACACGTGCGATAAGTTGTCACTAGCTTTCTGTATCTTGTACCTGTGTAGCCCCCTACTGTCTATGCAGGAAGGGGTCTCGATAGGTAGTCAAAAAGAGATAAAACGACTTGCGATGTGGACCGCAAAAAGACTTGAATAGCACAGAAAAATTCGTGCAAACATGAACTTTATTAATATGAAtttactcttagtacttacacttaAAATTTTCGGAGCTGGTCGATATTCCAAGAATTATTGAGAACTCGGACATCCTACATCGCTATCCTATACGACCCGGGTCCGGTGCATTCCACCACCATATAGGGACCTTctcatttgggagagagcttGTTACAATTGCTCTTGTTCTGAACTAGTCTTAGAACCAGGTCCCCGACTTTGAGGCTTCATTTTTAGATGTTCTGGTCGTAGTAGCACCAGAGGGATTGTTGATACCGCGCCAATCTCAATAGCGCTTgatctctcttttcctctaaGGTGTTGAGTTCATCTTTTCTTCTAAGGATTTCATCCTTGTCGGTTAACAACTCGATTGGGGGAGAATTTATCTTTAGTTCGTAGGGGAGCATGGCTTCGGCCACGTAAACCaggaagaaaggtgtttcaTGCATCGCCCTGCTCGTCATAGTTCTGAGTGCCTAGAGCACCAAGGGCAACTCGGACACCCAGGCTTTGGAGAGGCCAGATAAGCGGTCAAAGACGCGCATCTTGATTCCTTGTAGCACGAGGCCTTTGGCCTACTCCACCAGTCTGTTGCTCTATGGATAAGCTACAGAAGCAAAACAGATCGTGGTGCCCACCCCCTCGCAATACTCGGTGAATGCAGCGCTTGCAAACTGGGTGTCGTTGTCTATGATGATCCTACCCGAAACGTCGAACCTTGTCACAACTCTTTTCATGATGAACTATTTAGTAGCTTCTGTGGTGATCTTCACGACTGGCTCCACTTCGATAaacttggtgaagatgtcaatGACGACAAAAAGGTGCttgaagccctcgggcgctacCAGGAAGGgccccagaatgtccagccaccaagtcacaaaagACCATGACAAGGGGATCATCTATAAAGCTTGAGCGGGTTGGTGAACACGTCTGCTGTGGAATTGGCAGTTGGTGCACTTTTTAACTATCTcgctcgcatcatggagagctgtaggcctgTACAAACCTTGTTTGAAGGCCTTGGTTCAGCTGCAATGTAGAGCAAGAGATCCTCCACTGGGTTGGGAGCAACTAGCATGGGTGGGGATGAAAGATACCTCTTGAGATATTAAAATGCCTTTTCTACCTCCTCCGACCACTTGAAACCATCATGTTGGCGTCACAGCTTGAAAAGGGTAGCCCCTGGTTTCTGAGTTAGGAGATAAAGCGACTGAGTGCCGCTATGCACCAGGTAAGCTTCTATACTTCTCGTACTGACTTGGGGACCTCATTTTGTCAATGGCCTTGATCTTCTTGAGATTGACCTCAATTCTCTGGTGAGACACTAGGAACTCGAGTAGCTTTCTACGCCGGCTCTAAATGCGCGCTTCTCTGGGTTTAGCATGACTCGGTGCTTGCGGAGATTATTGAAGGTTTCACATAGGTCAGAGATAAGGTCATCCTTCTTTTTTTACTTGATGACATAGTCATCGACATAGGTCTCGATGTTCCGACCGATCTGATTGTGAAGAGTTATCTGCATGCCACACTCATACGTGGTGCCAGCGCTTTTCAATCCAAAAGGCATCTtaacataacaaaagaccccgaaAGGGGTTATAAAAGAGGTTTTCTCTTCATCTTGTTTACACATACTAATATGGTGACAGCTAGCATAGGCGTCAAGAAGGCTTAGGTAGTCGCACTCAGACATGGAATCAACTACCTTATCTATTCTAGGCAGAGGGAAGGCGTCCCTcgggcaggctttgttgagatcTGTGAAGTCCACGCATATGCACCACTTGTCGTTTGACTTTTTAACCATGACggggttagctagccactcgGTGCTccacttctcggataaatcctgCCTTAAAGAGCTTCTCAATCTCCAACTTAATGGCTTCTTTCTGGTCAGGGGTGAACCGCCGGAGCATCTGCTTGACAAGCTTGGAGTCGGGGTGGACAGCTAACctgtgctcgatcacctccctagagaTACAGGGCATGTCGGATGGCTACCATGCAAATATGTCAGTGTTTGCTCGGAGTAAGGTgacgagctcgagttcctatttccGGTTCAAGCTGGAGCCAATCCAAACGGTCTTGGATGGTTCCGCTAGATCTAGAGGAACAACTTTGACTTTGCCATGGAACTTCACGGTTACCTTTGGTCTTGAGTTCTTGGTCTCCTTGTCATGTTGGTTCTACTTTGTCATGTCTAAGCTCCGCTTGTCGCAGTGCAGACATGTCTTGGCGCAACCCTGAACAGTAATGACCTCCTTGGGCTATGGAATCTTCACACACTGGTAAGCATAGTGCGCTGCAGCCATGAACTTGGCTAGAGTTGGCCGccctaggatggcattgtatgctATCTCAAAATTGACCACGTCAAACATAAATTTTTCGTTCGGAAGTTGTTGAGCTTCCTGAAGGTAACGGGGAGTGTAATTTGGCCAATTGGCTTGGTCGAAGATCTAGGCACTATGCCGTAGAAGGCTTGGGACACTGGCTGGATGTTAGATTAGGGGATTTGCATCGCCTTGAGCGTGTTGGtaaagaggatgttcagggaactctCTCTGTCCAAGAGCACTCGGGAAACCTTGATGTTGCTGATGGTGGGCTCCACCACCAATAGGAAATGGCAGGGTCTGCCAAAGTTCTCGGGATAGtcctcctggtcaaaggagatTTGGAGGGACATCGGTGAGCACCTCCCCTTGACAgcgccttgtactgccttttttATACTCATCAGAAGCCGAGCCCCCGAACACGTGGTCCACGGTCCTTTCTCCATCTTGGAAGGGTAGGGTACCCGAGTTGTCATTGGAATTGAAGTCCCGACTCTAATTCGCAACCTGCGATGCCTTCCCCGACTCCTTCGCGGCACCTCTTGACGTGCTTCTGGTATACTCGACACTGAAAGAGGTCGTGATTATCAGTCTGGTGAATGTAGAACCAAGGCTCGGTGGAGTGCTGCTTGTCCTTGTTGGAGGCAGGCTGCTTGCCCTTGCCCTGCGGTATCCTGGAATGCTTGTCAGGATGATTTGCCATGACCCCCTCGGTCTTTGGCTTCTTCCCATTACATCCCTTGGAGAGCTTCTTCTTGCATTCGTTCTTGGATGAATCGTCACCGAGCCTGAGTTAAGGGCGCTTAACTCCCTAGTCCCGTTCCTTGATGAAGTTAAAGGGCCTCCTCAGCATTGGCCGCCTTCTCATCTATGTCCATCATCTCTTTGACTATCATGGGGTCAACGATGACTATGTCCTCAGCACACCTGCAATTCTTATATCCTCGGGTAAATGCCTAAATAATGTTTGCATCGATTACCTTTGGAATGGTGTTCTGGGTGTTGCTGAAGCATTGGATGAAGTCGTGCAACGTCTCTTTCTCCAACTGAAACAGTTGGaagaggtcattcttcttgctGGGTCAGATGTACATGCCTCAAAAGTTAGTTGGGAATAGGCTGCAGAGTTGTTCCTATGAGTATATCAAACACGGCTACAAGTTGATTAGCCTAGTCCTTGCTGACCCCTTAAGGGTGGTAGGAACTTGGAGGGATTGGTGGTCCCATCGTACTTCTTCGGCGTCCCGAGCTTGAATCGGGATGGCCAGTTTACCCTCCTGAGCTCCAGCGAGAAGGCCTGGCACTTGTTGATGACTCCCTATGTGGCCTCACATGTCCTGCTCGAGGGGTTCAGTGATCGGGAATGGCCATGTGATTATGATGCCAAGAAGGACTATAGCGGGATCGTCGCAAAGAAGGTGGCTTCTTTGATAGTCAACGCCTGTTGATGATGCCGCGAAGATCTCTGATCGGGTGATCCCGGATCGACGAATTCCTGCGGTGACGAGAGGATTGATGGTCTTCCCTAGAAGCATGGTTCTGGGGGTTACGCCTCTCTCGGGATGAATCGTCGCAAGAAGGGTCGGTGTGGCCCTTGGTCCCAGTGGTATTGTGGACCACTACCGCTAGATGAGAAGACTCAGCCAACACCTGGGCTTGCCGGATATCCTCATCCATGTTATCTAGCCACTTCTGTCCCTCGGGAGTGGAGTACCCTCCCATGGGAGCTTGTCAAAGATGTTTTTGAACCTCCACAAGTATTCGGGCGGTTGCAGATTCATAACGTCCGACCCTCTGTTGGTGGCCGGGAGGAGTAAGGTCTGCCTGCCAGTAGGGTTCCTCGGCTAATTTTGCAGCGTATCAACTGACGGGGGTTGTCGCCCAGCCGGATCAAAGGGATCGACTAGATGCTCCAGTCTGTTTTCCTGGGGAAGGTTGGACCAGGCAATGATCTCGTCCCCAAGGGTAAACACTTCTCGGGGTTACGCTCCGCTGGACAAATCTATGTCCCGCATGGACCTGTCATCGGAGAGGGTCTTTGGAAAGTTCCTTTGTCAACCAAAATTGCCGAAAATCGCAGGGATGGTCCCAGCTTGCGTTGTACGTTGTTCTCGTGATCGTTAGTGTATTCGGCTGGATAAAGGTCGATACCATTGGTCATGGTATACTTTTCCATGaagcgacttacctcatcgctggactcgTTGTCAGGGTAGTTGTCGCCGAGGTCCACCCACTCGATCTTTGGGTCCTTgtcgggagaggtggtgaaATTGTCAAAGAACCCCTCATCTGAGAAGCCAAATTTCTTCGTGGTCCTCGGTGGTGTTGATGGCATGGTCACTGATGAAGATTTTATGTCGATGATGTCATTCCCTACGGTCGGCGCTAGCTGTTGACGATTTATAAATTACCGATGTTACGTATTTGTAGTGATGTGCCTGTGAACGTTGAATCAATCACCAAGACACAGAGGATTTATATAGGTTTGGGCCTCccagaggataataaccctacatcttGTGTGATTTGTATTACTTGCAGGACATATTACAAGGAGTCTTGGCTAGGCTAGGtaagatctaaacctagtcgaaggCTCCAGACGTTGTATGTCAAGTAGCTCTTGTGTTTTTGGTCGTCAATCTTCTAAAGATTGCTCCCCCTCTCCGTAGGGTTCTCGGGTCCTTATATACAGGGGGTCGGTCATGTAGCATCCGAGTTCCTCTTCGGTTATGATTctatcatccttaaacttagAGATATAGATCTCCCCGTTTAAGGGACATCCAACTCCTGCGGGTTGTTACCTTACTTCCAAATATTCCCTTCCAGATACGCTTGTAGATTTCGAGTATCCAGGAGACCCTAGGGATACGGATAAGGTATCCATACAtagtagttctatactactcatcgtcacTGTGTATTGTTGCTTCTCGCTTTTCCGATACATCCATCTATTGTGCTTGTGCGAGCATTTGTACGCTTTTCTGAATTAATCTTGGTAGTGACCAATGCTATAATTTCAATCAAGCACTCAATTGCACGGATGGTTTTATGATCTAGAAGAAGAAATGATTTTGTGGAGGAAATGAATCAGGGGAAGTTGATTTTTTAGCTGCCACTAtatagttcatttcagagaatcactctggGAGTTGAAAATTACAATCTGCAGTATGACAGAGCTCTCACTAATTTTACTCTAGGTGCTAGTCTGAAAGCTCCGCCAAACAGGTACTATAGGTCACACAAAGGAAACATCAAAGTTTGGTACTGAAATTTCCAAACATCAAAGTTTGGTCACACAATACTATCAAATTAGACCTGCAAGAACACACATTCTGAGCACCAATAGTTACGTTGGAATTGGAAAGGCGCCATTTGAACACGATCGATCTGATCGCGACAATGTTGTTTCTTTTCCCTGTCGGCCGGCGCTGGTGCTAGAGACAATTTCTGAGTACCGGAGTCAAGACGGCTTGTGGAAATTGTAAATTTGTTGGTCACTGAAAATGACACCCAATGATGATATTTATCTTCTCCGATCCTAAAATTGGAAACCAGGACAATATATAATAAAGTTATGTAATGGAGACTAGGACAATATATAATAAAGCTATTCTATTGTTCTTGCCGGCCGGACCTATGGAAGACTAAGTGAATGATTCAAGAAATGAAATTAGGCACCATTGATGGTTTCAAATTCAAAGTAGGGTATTGACCAGTTGACTCCAAGTGATCGATGGTGAATATATTGCTGATATATAAGGACACGGTGGCCGGAAGGTGGAAAACAAGAAGCAGGTTAGCCTAGCCATGATGAACGTCGTCTTGGGTGTCTTGCTCCTCGTGCTCGGCGGCCTCACGCCGTTCCCGGCGGCCGCCGATGTATTCTGCGACAACCTTAAGGTCGTCGCCGCCACCCTCCCCAAgaacacctcctcctccccggtaCACTTCGCCACAGCCACCGTCGGCCAAGCCCCCAACGTCGTCTATGCTCTCGCGCTCTGCCGCGGCGACGTTGTCAACGGCTCCGCCTGCGGCGAGTGCGTCGCCAACACGTTCGACAAAATATTTAATATGACCCCACCGGAGCAGCAGTGCTACCCGGAATTCTACTACTACGGCGACTGCACCGTCATCTTCTCCAGCGACAACATCCTGGACCCCTCCAACACTACAGAACAAAATGACGACACGCCGGCGGAATGGTGGAACATCAAGAACGTCACCGGCGACGTCCGCCTCATCGTCGGCCTCATCCACGAGCTGCTGGTGGAGACAGTACAAAGGGCGGCCAGCACGACGCCGAGGCGGTTCGCCACAGGCGTCATGGACAGCGGCACGAACTTCCCACTGGTGTACTCCCTGGCGCAGTGTACGCCGGACCTGTCCGCCGGCGATTGCTTGGCGTGCCTCAGTCGTCTCCTCGGCATGGTCAACTCCACCATGTCCCTGCGGATGGGAGCACAGATCCATGTCATACGGTGTTATTTCAGGTACGAGGCGTATATGTTCTACAACAGCCAACCCATGCTGCATCTTGGGCCGCCATTGGCGCCGCTGCCAGCTCCGACTCCGAAACACAAGGGTAAGTATATATGTTCTGTTAAAGCTAGCATTATTATTACACTTACTGATGAACGTTAATGAATTGGCATATTGGGATCAGGTGGTATGAGCAAGCTGTGGGCAATCCCCATGGTTGTAGTTCCTCTTGTGGCGGTAGCATTTCTCTGCTTCATCTTTTACTCTCGTAGGCACACAAGGCAAAGAAAAGGTATCCATGGTATTCGTTTTTGAAATATGCTCCGTccatcatatatattatttagaTTAGTTCCAATtaattgtgtatatatgtatatatgctcatATGATATGACTAAACATGAAAGAGAGATTCTCGTCTTGCATATTCAGGTAAAGTCGGATCGAGGCGTACTCAGGACATGCAGGGTGAGGAACAACTGGTTTGGGAAGGGAAGAATTCAGAGTTCTCGGTGTTCGAGTTTGATCAGGTACTGGAGGCTACAAATAATTTTTCTGAAGAAAACAAACTTGGACAAGGTGGCTTTGGCGCTGTCTACAAGGTAAACTCATACTAATTTAAACACATATCTAGTGCAGTCCTCGATCATAATTTGATCAATAAATAAACTAAATAGACTACATCATAATAACTATTAGATATTCATCTTTTATAGGGAATTAACAGTCTACTGCGAACTAGGATAAGGTAATTGTAACGATAATAGTCACTAGACGACGGAAATAATTAGGCTACACGTACGTTCTTGTTGCATGATAATTTATAACTAGGATAGGAGGACTAGAATGTAGACTGGGAAGAGCCTAACTTTTGAATATTTTCTTCTCCCAGGGCCTGTTTCCTGAAGGATTGGAGGTAGCAGTTAAAAGACTTGCTTCGCATTCAGGTCAAGGTTTCACAGAGTTCAAAAATGAAGTCCAGCTCATTGCCAAACTCCAGCACAGCAATTTGGTTAGGCTCTTGGGATGTTGCTCTCAAGGAGAGGAGAAAATATTGGTCTATGAATACTTGCCGAACAAAAGCTTGGACTTCTTTATCTTTGGTATATATTTGCATTTCTGAATTTATTTGTGGCAGCCCCAAGAGCATAGTTTCATTCCCTAGATGATTGATGTTCGAATTTCTGATTGTTTCTTTGAGgtgttctgttttttttttctttatactAAGGTTTTGTTGATATGCAGATGAAAATAAGAGAGCTTTACTGGATTGGTACAAACTTCTAGCAACAATTGAAGGAATAGCGCATGGGCTAAATTACCTACATAAGCACTCCCGATTGCGTGTCATACATCGAGATCTTAAACCAAGCAACATTCTCTTGGACAGCGAAATGAATCCCAAAATTTCAGATTTCGGGCTAGCAAAAATATTTAGCTCAAATAACAATGAAGGAAACACTACAAGAAGAGTGGTTGGTACATAGTAAGTATCTAATTCATAATTTAATTAATCCACTTAGTTGTGAACATTTATATTACGAGTCAACTATATGCAGTAATCTGACATACATTATGTGTCATTTTAGTGGCTACATGGCTCCCGAGTATGCTTCCGAGGGCATCTTCTCTATCAAATCGGACGTCTTCAGCTTTGGTGTAATTATTCTTGAGATCCTTAGCGGAAAACGAAATTCTGGTAGCCATCAATGTGGAGATTTCATCAATCTCCTTGGATATGTGAGTTTATATACACAAACATAGCAATTTTTTTGTTCGTTTGCTATCTAACCTACATTGCGTGATGAAATTGCAAACAGGCATGGCAATTATGGGAAGAGGGAAGATGGATCGAACTCGTTGATTCGTCATTGCTTCCCAACCGACACTCGGAAGAAATGACGAGATGCATTAACATTGCATTGTTGTGTGTACAAGAGAATGCAGCTGATCGACCGACCATGTCAGATGTTGTTGCAATGCTAAGCAGTGAGACTATGATCCTGGCTGAGCCTAAGCAGCCAGCATATTTCAATGTGAGGGTGGGAAACGAAGAGGCATCCACTCCTGCTGAGTCATGCAGTATTAACGATCTGACCATATCTGTTACAACTCCTAGATAGCTTTTTTCCCTCGTGACATGTGGTTTTTACTGTCCCAATGTAGTATTAGTGATACCATAAGTGTTGTATAATGCATAAGTTTAAGTGGTGTTTCAAATGTGAGATTATGTACACCCTTAAGAGTATGAAAGAGGTTTCCTAGTTGAAGTATAGAATTGACCATTTTTACCTAGCTTtgactttattttctttttgcgaACTTTTACCTAGGTTGTGTAACACGCTATGTTCTGCCGCATTTAAAAAACCACTAAAAAGTTGAACTTTTCAAATTTACAACAAATTTGAACTTGGATGATTAAATTGAGCAAAAGTATCCAAAAACACCTTAAATTTAAACtttatatttttgaaaacatgCACAAAAATATTCATGTTGCATTTTGGTTCTTATTGGAGTTTTCTAGTAATTATTTGAAAGGGATGAATTTTAATTTATTCATAATTCAAACCCAAATTTTATTCCCTGAAAATCTCAAATCTGTCTGAACCTTAAAACCTCTCCCAGGACAAATTCTCAAACTCCTCCTCTCAGCCAAATTGTCCTTTTCCTTCTCACGAACGTCATCATGTTAGAGCCCACGCACGCACGCGAAGAAGCCGACGACTCGTCGCATCATGGCGAGCTCATTTTCCATGTTCGAGTGGCCACCGCCCAAAGACCCACAGTCTCATGCCATCGACGCTAATTGAGCTCAAACTCACCGGTGCTGCACTGCCTTATTGCAACGTTCTCCGTACCGCCTTCGCCTACCTATTTAGGGCTGGCGAGCTCATCTCTCCTCCCCATTTCCTCCTTCCTCCCCACTTCTCACCCTCTATGTCCAGCACataaggccgccgccgcctatcTGTTCCGACACCGGCCGATCCAGCCACCTCTACCCTCGTTAAgctccaccaccgcctccttctctccctcccatCTCCAACAAATGCCCATGGGAGCTTGGAGTTCATCACGAGCACCGAGCCGCAGTCATCGTGATCTCCATCTCCCTCACCTCCGACAGCACTCCCTGTCGTCTGAGCCCCCCGAGCCTCGACTCGCCTCACAAAGACCCACATGCACCCTCTCACCATGGCACACCTCCCACCACCTCTTCCCACTCATCGCCGAACATCGTCAGTGCCTTCtcggccaaggtgagctcaccGGAGTCCTCAGTGAAGCGCATAGACACTCCTAGTATAGCAGGTTTCCTAAGAAACAAACTTGCCATGCACTTTCGCACTTGATAGTCACCGCCTCCACCTCTGGCGAGGAACTGGTTACGTATAGGATTTAATATTGTATTAACGCTATCTGGTAGAATCCTAATAGGAATTTAGGTGAAATCCTAGCAAGATTGCTGTAACCAGACATCCTCATAAATACGAGAGGAGGACCACTGTTTGTAACCATGATGGTATAGTGACATGTTCGCAGGGGGGCAACAAGTCTGCTGGGAACCCCGAGAAGCGGTtggtgttgctagttggggaggagtGATCGTAGTAATGCCTCGGGGATGTAGGTCTCGGTTAAACCTCCTTAAAAAATATCGTGCTTCTGGTGTTGTCTGTGATCATGTGCATCATCTCGGTAGATCCATCCGTGCTTCCGTTGATGGTTAATTTACtaacaaaagcagatgacaggttctggTAGGAGAACTCTATCTCAATGTGACACTTATActccctaactattgagcactcccagtGGTCAATCCACTTTCCCCTGAATGCATGCTCCCTTGTGCTTGACTTCATAACCTTGATGCCTCTGAAAAGACAATGACCAGTATTTCACTGTATCAATAACAACCTTCTTattag
Coding sequences:
- the LOC133903077 gene encoding cysteine-rich receptor-like protein kinase 44, with the translated sequence MMNVVLGVLLLVLGGLTPFPAAADVFCDNLKVVAATLPKNTSSSPVHFATATVGQAPNVVYALALCRGDVVNGSACGECVANTFDKIFNMTPPEQQCYPEFYYYGDCTVIFSSDNILDPSNTTEQNDDTPAEWWNIKNVTGDVRLIVGLIHELLVETVQRAASTTPRRFATGVMDSGTNFPLVYSLAQCTPDLSAGDCLACLSRLLGMVNSTMSLRMGAQIHVIRCYFRYEAYMFYNSQPMLHLGPPLAPLPAPTPKHKGGMSKLWAIPMVVVPLVAVAFLCFIFYSRRHTRQRKGKVGSRRTQDMQGEEQLVWEGKNSEFSVFEFDQVLEATNNFSEENKLGQGGFGAVYKGLFPEGLEVAVKRLASHSGQGFTEFKNEVQLIAKLQHSNLVRLLGCCSQGEEKILVYEYLPNKSLDFFIFDENKRALLDWYKLLATIEGIAHGLNYLHKHSRLRVIHRDLKPSNILLDSEMNPKISDFGLAKIFSSNNNEGNTTRRVVGTYGYMAPEYASEGIFSIKSDVFSFGVIILEILSGKRNSGSHQCGDFINLLGYAWQLWEEGRWIELVDSSLLPNRHSEEMTRCINIALLCVQENAADRPTMSDVVAMLSSETMILAEPKQPAYFNVRVGNEEASTPAESCSINDLTISVTTPR